In Azospirillaceae bacterium, a genomic segment contains:
- the metH gene encoding methionine synthase — MTEPRTAIFINVGERTNVTGSAKFKKLVLDGDYEAALAVARQQVEGGAQIIDVNMDEAMLDSEAAMVRFLRLIASEPDIARVPVMIDSSKWSVIEAGLKNVQGKAIVNSISLKEGEDAFVAHAKKVRRYGAAVVVMAFDEKGQADTEARKVEICRRSYDVLVNKVGFPPEDIIFDPNIFAVATGIEEHNNYAVDFINATRRIRTELTGAHVSGGLSNVSFSFRGNNPVRQAMHSVFLYHAIAAGMDMGIVNASELPVYEDIPEELRERVEDVILNRRDDATDRLLEVAEKYKGGGARKEADQLVWRDAPVNARLTHALVHGITDWIDGDVEEARVAADRPLSVIEGPLMDGMNVVGDLFGAGKMFLPQVVKSARVMKKAVAYLLPFIEAEKDGAAAKNNGKVLMATVKGDVHDIGKNIVGVVLQCNNYEVVDLGVMVPCAKILEIAKLEKADIIGLSGLITPSLDEMVFVAKEMQREGFQVPLLIGGATTSKVHTAVKIDPSYAGPIVHVIDASRAVGVAGSLLSAEGRAAYAGGVKADYARMREAHARAQAGRARLAIADARANRARPDWAAYEAPQPLTPGVTVFQDYDLAELVSRIDWRPFFQAWELAGTFPAILEDAVVGEAARNLYADAQAMLQRIIGEKWLTARAVVGLWPANSVGDDIEVYADADRTAVTATLHTLRQQMAREPGRDRPHLALADFVAPKDTGMADWIGGFAVTAGIGLEERAKAFEAAHDDYSAILLKALGDRLAEALSERMHERVRTELWGYAAGETLSNADLIAEKYRGIRPAPGYPACPDHTEKGILWQLLDAENNAGITLTESYAMTPTAAVSGLYFAHPDAKYFGLGKVERDQVADYAARKGLDLAVMERWLAPNLNYDPAPADTTAAA; from the coding sequence ATGACCGAGCCCCGCACCGCCATCTTCATCAATGTGGGTGAGCGCACCAACGTCACCGGATCGGCCAAGTTCAAGAAGCTGGTCCTGGACGGCGACTATGAGGCGGCGCTGGCCGTCGCCCGCCAGCAGGTGGAGGGCGGCGCCCAGATCATCGACGTCAACATGGACGAGGCCATGCTGGACAGTGAGGCCGCCATGGTCCGCTTCCTGCGCCTGATCGCGTCGGAGCCGGACATCGCCCGCGTGCCGGTGATGATCGACAGTTCCAAGTGGAGCGTGATCGAGGCCGGCCTGAAGAACGTCCAGGGCAAGGCCATCGTCAATTCCATCAGCCTGAAGGAAGGCGAGGACGCCTTCGTGGCACACGCCAAGAAGGTGCGCCGCTACGGCGCCGCCGTCGTGGTCATGGCGTTCGATGAGAAAGGCCAAGCCGATACCGAGGCGCGCAAGGTGGAGATCTGCCGGCGCAGCTATGACGTGCTGGTGAACAAGGTGGGCTTCCCGCCGGAAGACATCATCTTCGACCCCAACATCTTTGCGGTCGCCACCGGCATCGAGGAACACAACAACTACGCCGTCGACTTCATCAACGCGACCCGGCGCATCCGCACCGAACTGACCGGCGCCCACGTGTCAGGCGGCCTGTCCAACGTGTCGTTCAGCTTCCGCGGCAACAACCCCGTGCGCCAGGCGATGCACAGCGTCTTCCTGTACCACGCCATCGCCGCCGGCATGGACATGGGCATCGTCAATGCCAGCGAACTGCCGGTGTATGAGGACATCCCCGAGGAGCTGCGCGAGCGGGTGGAGGACGTCATCCTCAACCGCCGCGACGACGCCACCGACCGCCTGCTGGAAGTGGCGGAGAAGTACAAGGGCGGCGGCGCCCGCAAGGAGGCCGACCAGCTGGTCTGGCGCGACGCGCCGGTCAATGCCCGCCTGACCCACGCCCTGGTCCACGGCATCACCGACTGGATCGATGGCGACGTGGAGGAGGCGCGGGTGGCCGCCGACCGCCCGCTGTCGGTCATCGAAGGCCCCCTGATGGACGGCATGAACGTGGTCGGCGACCTGTTCGGCGCCGGCAAGATGTTCCTGCCCCAGGTGGTGAAGTCCGCCCGCGTGATGAAAAAGGCGGTGGCCTACCTGCTGCCCTTCATCGAGGCGGAGAAGGACGGTGCCGCCGCCAAGAACAACGGCAAGGTCCTGATGGCCACCGTGAAGGGCGACGTGCACGACATCGGCAAGAACATCGTCGGCGTCGTCCTGCAATGTAACAATTACGAGGTCGTGGACCTGGGCGTCATGGTGCCCTGCGCCAAGATCCTGGAAATCGCGAAGCTGGAAAAGGCCGACATCATCGGCCTGTCCGGCCTGATCACCCCGTCCCTGGATGAGATGGTGTTCGTCGCCAAGGAGATGCAGCGCGAAGGTTTCCAGGTGCCGCTGCTGATCGGTGGCGCCACCACCAGCAAGGTGCACACCGCCGTCAAGATCGACCCGTCCTATGCCGGGCCCATCGTCCATGTCATCGACGCCAGCCGCGCCGTGGGCGTGGCCGGCAGCCTGCTGAGTGCCGAGGGCCGCGCCGCCTATGCCGGCGGCGTCAAGGCCGACTATGCCCGCATGCGCGAGGCCCACGCCCGCGCCCAGGCCGGCCGCGCGCGCCTTGCCATCGCCGACGCCCGCGCCAACCGCGCCCGGCCGGACTGGGCCGCCTATGAAGCGCCGCAGCCGCTGACGCCCGGCGTGACGGTGTTCCAGGATTACGATCTGGCGGAACTGGTGTCGCGCATCGACTGGCGCCCCTTCTTCCAGGCCTGGGAACTGGCCGGCACCTTCCCCGCCATCCTGGAGGATGCCGTGGTGGGTGAGGCCGCGCGCAACCTGTACGCCGACGCCCAGGCCATGCTGCAACGGATCATCGGGGAAAAGTGGCTGACCGCCCGCGCCGTCGTCGGCCTGTGGCCGGCCAACAGCGTGGGCGACGACATCGAGGTCTACGCCGACGCCGACCGCACGGCCGTGACGGCCACGCTGCATACCCTGCGCCAGCAGATGGCGCGCGAGCCCGGCCGCGACCGCCCCCACCTGGCCTTGGCCGACTTCGTGGCGCCCAAGGACACCGGCATGGCCGACTGGATCGGCGGCTTCGCCGTCACCGCCGGCATCGGGCTGGAGGAACGGGCCAAGGCGTTCGAGGCGGCGCACGACGACTACAGCGCCATCCTGCTGAAGGCCCTGGGCGACCGCCTGGCCGAGGCCCTGTCGGAACGCATGCATGAGCGCGTGCGCACCGAGCTGTGGGGCTACGCCGCCGGCGAGACCCTGAGCAACGCGGACCTGATCGCCGAGAAGTACCGCGGCATCCGCCCGGCCCCGGGATATCCCGCCTGCCCCGACCATACGGAGAAGGGCATCCTGTGGCAGTTGCTGGACGCGGAGAACAACGCCGGCATCACGCTGACCGAAAGCTATGCCATGACGCCGACCGCCGCCGTCAGCGGCCTGTACTTCGCCCACCCCGACGCCAAGTATTTCGGCCTGGGCAAGGTGGAGCGCGACCAGGTGGCCGACTACGCCGCGCGCAAGGGTTTGGACCTGGCCGTCATGGAACGCTGGCTGGCGCCCAACCTGAACTACGACCCCGCCCCGGCGGACACGACGGCGGCGGCGTAA
- a CDS encoding beta/gamma crystallin-related protein, whose amino-acid sequence MKKTLQRLVGMAVLAGTLGTAAGALAGEITLFSEPGFRGEALTIRDGVENLADMGRWNDRAKSMIVRSGDWEVCKNSGFRDCKRVGRGTRIGDLGSIGLFNSISSAREIGDRRWDGPPPPPPPAYEPPPPPPQPGYGGGINWNNGPAEGPPGYDQPQQGYDQGPQGGINWNDDRRDDGPPPMGNCRHRIYDAFVQRFGPPHDFDFRGEEWDGGLRWNGHHWHYRCTPDQINIWQ is encoded by the coding sequence ATGAAAAAAACGCTGCAACGCCTGGTGGGCATGGCCGTCCTGGCCGGAACCCTGGGCACCGCCGCCGGCGCGCTGGCCGGCGAGATCACGCTGTTTTCCGAACCCGGTTTCCGGGGGGAGGCGCTGACCATCCGCGACGGCGTGGAAAACCTGGCGGACATGGGCCGCTGGAACGACCGCGCCAAGTCCATGATCGTGCGCTCCGGCGACTGGGAAGTGTGCAAGAACTCCGGCTTTCGCGACTGTAAGCGGGTGGGCCGGGGCACGCGCATCGGCGACCTGGGCTCCATCGGCCTGTTCAACAGCATCTCGTCCGCGCGGGAGATCGGCGACCGCCGCTGGGACGGTCCGCCGCCTCCGCCGCCGCCGGCCTATGAACCACCGCCCCCTCCGCCGCAGCCCGGCTATGGTGGCGGCATCAACTGGAACAACGGCCCGGCCGAGGGGCCGCCCGGTTATGACCAGCCGCAGCAGGGTTATGACCAGGGGCCGCAGGGCGGCATCAACTGGAACGACGACCGGCGCGACGATGGGCCGCCGCCCATGGGCAACTGCCGCCACCGCATCTACGACGCCTTCGTCCAGCGCTTCGGCCCGCCCCACGACTTCGATTTCCGGGGCGAGGAATGGGACGGTGGCCTGCGCTGGAACGGCCACCACTGGCACTATCGCTGCACGCCGGACCAGATCAACATCTGGCAGTGA
- the metF gene encoding methylenetetrahydrofolate reductase yields the protein MTILSEGTDINLGGGEPLVTVPRGLRVSFEFFPPKTEKMEQTLWQAIHRLAPLSPAFVSVTYGAGGSTRERTHATVAAIQQKTGIPAAAHLTCVAASREEIDTIARAYWDAGIRHIVALRGDPPQAADGSGGLGGSGYVPHPGGYAYAADLVAGLKRVADFEISVACFPEVHPEAATAAADLDNLRRKVDAGATRAISQFFFDTDKFLRFRDKVAAAGIDIPIVPGILPITNFARAKDLGAKCNCAVPTWMEEVFGGLDAEPETRQLVAATVAIQQCLRLEREGVRDFHFYTLNRADLTVAICHMLGVRAPKV from the coding sequence ATGACGATCCTCAGCGAAGGCACGGATATCAACCTGGGCGGCGGGGAGCCGCTGGTGACCGTGCCGCGCGGCCTGCGCGTCAGCTTCGAATTCTTCCCGCCCAAGACGGAGAAGATGGAACAGACGCTGTGGCAGGCCATCCACCGCCTGGCGCCGCTGTCGCCCGCCTTCGTGTCCGTGACCTATGGTGCCGGCGGGTCCACGCGTGAGCGCACCCATGCCACCGTCGCCGCCATCCAGCAGAAGACCGGCATTCCGGCGGCGGCCCATTTGACCTGCGTCGCCGCCTCGCGCGAGGAGATCGACACCATCGCGCGGGCCTATTGGGATGCCGGCATCCGCCACATCGTGGCCCTGCGCGGTGACCCGCCCCAGGCGGCGGACGGCAGCGGCGGCCTGGGCGGCAGCGGCTACGTCCCCCATCCCGGCGGCTACGCCTACGCCGCCGACCTGGTGGCCGGCCTGAAGCGCGTGGCGGATTTCGAGATCTCCGTCGCCTGTTTCCCCGAGGTGCATCCGGAGGCGGCCACGGCGGCCGCCGACCTGGACAATCTGCGCCGCAAGGTGGACGCCGGCGCCACCCGCGCCATCAGCCAGTTCTTCTTCGACACCGACAAGTTCCTGCGCTTCCGCGATAAGGTGGCGGCCGCCGGCATCGACATCCCCATCGTGCCCGGCATCCTGCCCATCACCAATTTCGCCCGCGCCAAGGATCTGGGCGCCAAGTGCAACTGCGCGGTGCCGACCTGGATGGAAGAGGTGTTCGGCGGCCTGGATGCGGAGCCGGAGACCCGCCAGCTGGTGGCCGCCACCGTCGCGATCCAACAGTGCCTGCGGCTGGAGCGGGAAGGGGTGCGCGACTTCCACTTCTACACCCTCAACCGCGCCGACCTGACGGTCGCCATCTGCCACATGCTGGGCGTGCGGGCGCCGAAGGTGTGA
- a CDS encoding metalloregulator ArsR/SmtB family transcription factor, which translates to MEFLLGALKAAAEPTRLRLLALCAHGELTVSELTQILGQSQPRVSRHLKLLCDAGLLDRFREGIWAYYRLAERGAVAELARTLVDAIPADDPGLALDLERLDQIKRARQETAAQYFRDNAARWHEVRSLHVPERDVEQALLALVPPGGVGDLLDIGTGTGRMLELFGPHVTRALGIDASREMLAVARANLEKAGLRHCQVRLADMYQVPLPSGSQDIVIIHQVLHYAEAPQEVLAEAARVLRPGGRLIVVDFASHDLENLRIDHAHRRLGFGDDEMAQWFGLAGLEVTAPVYLPGTPLTVTLWTGGRPA; encoded by the coding sequence ATGGAATTCCTGCTGGGGGCGCTGAAGGCGGCGGCCGAGCCGACGCGGCTGCGGCTGTTGGCCCTGTGCGCCCATGGTGAACTGACGGTCAGCGAACTGACGCAGATTTTGGGGCAGAGCCAGCCGCGCGTCTCCCGCCATCTGAAACTGCTGTGCGACGCCGGCCTGCTGGACCGGTTCCGCGAAGGCATTTGGGCCTATTACCGTTTGGCGGAACGCGGCGCCGTGGCGGAACTGGCGCGCACCCTGGTGGACGCCATCCCGGCGGACGACCCCGGCCTGGCGCTGGACCTGGAACGCCTGGACCAGATCAAGCGCGCCCGCCAGGAAACCGCCGCCCAGTATTTCCGCGACAACGCCGCCCGCTGGCATGAGGTGCGCAGCCTGCACGTGCCGGAGCGGGACGTGGAACAGGCGCTGCTGGCCCTGGTGCCGCCGGGCGGTGTGGGTGACCTGCTGGACATCGGCACCGGCACCGGCCGCATGCTGGAACTGTTCGGTCCTCACGTCACCCGGGCCCTGGGCATCGACGCGTCGCGTGAGATGCTGGCCGTGGCCCGCGCCAATCTGGAAAAGGCGGGCCTGCGCCATTGCCAGGTCCGGCTGGCGGACATGTACCAGGTACCGCTGCCCAGCGGTAGCCAGGACATTGTGATCATCCACCAGGTGCTGCACTACGCCGAAGCGCCGCAGGAGGTGCTGGCCGAGGCCGCCCGGGTGCTGCGCCCCGGCGGACGCCTGATCGTGGTGGATTTCGCCAGCCATGATCTGGAGAACCTGCGCATCGACCATGCCCATCGCCGGCTGGGCTTCGGTGATGATGAGATGGCGCAGTGGTTCGGTCTGGCGGGGCTGGAGGTGACGGCGCCCGTGTATCTGCCCGGCACGCCCCTGACCGTCACCCTGTGGACGGGCGGCCGCCCGGCCTGA
- a CDS encoding VacJ family lipoprotein, whose protein sequence is MGALLGSSACATRPDGGTMRPALAGPEPNDPLEGMNRGIFWFNDKVDQNVLRPVTVAYRWVLPQGLRDAVSNVLNNVRSPLTLANKLLQGDWDGAGVAVERFFVNSTVGIGGLVDVAANWGLPYDYESLDQTFAVWGIDEGPYLVLPFLGPSSVRDAVGYGLEAWGDPVTRVAGNTDNDWANYTRVGLTVVDARSTYFEALDDVRRNSLDYYAAMRALYRQQRDGYVLNGKSDPHQYPTIPDYSQNPEP, encoded by the coding sequence GTGGGCGCGCTCCTGGGCAGCTCGGCCTGCGCCACCCGTCCGGACGGCGGCACCATGCGCCCCGCCCTGGCAGGCCCCGAACCCAACGATCCGCTGGAAGGCATGAACCGCGGCATCTTCTGGTTCAATGACAAGGTGGACCAGAACGTGCTGCGCCCGGTGACCGTCGCCTACCGCTGGGTGTTGCCCCAGGGCCTGCGCGACGCCGTCTCCAACGTGCTGAACAACGTGCGCTCCCCCCTGACCCTGGCCAACAAGCTGCTGCAGGGGGATTGGGACGGCGCCGGGGTGGCGGTGGAGCGGTTCTTCGTCAATTCCACCGTCGGCATCGGCGGCCTGGTGGACGTGGCCGCCAACTGGGGCCTGCCCTACGACTATGAAAGCCTGGACCAGACCTTCGCCGTCTGGGGCATTGATGAGGGGCCGTACCTGGTCCTGCCCTTCCTGGGGCCATCGTCCGTGCGCGATGCCGTCGGCTACGGGCTGGAGGCCTGGGGCGACCCTGTGACGCGGGTGGCCGGAAATACCGACAACGACTGGGCCAACTACACCCGCGTCGGCCTGACAGTGGTCGATGCGCGGTCCACCTACTTCGAGGCGCTGGACGACGTCCGCCGCAACAGCCTGGACTATTACGCCGCCATGCGCGCCCTGTACCGACAGCAGCGCGACGGCTACGTCCTCAACGGCAAGTCTGACCCGCACCAATATCCCACCATTCCCGACTACTCCCAGAACCCCGAGCCGTAA
- a CDS encoding ABC transporter substrate-binding protein has protein sequence MTNMLTRRTLLLGTATLGVALSLGVPFASPAFAAADTGAAVKFVQSLGDKAIGVLSKPGISKAEVQSTFAQLLEQNFDVQTIGRFVLGQYWNLANEAQRQEYQKLFQTMIVSVYSERFSQYAGETFKVGAAQPNGDKDAIVNSQVVRSNGPAVNVDWRLRSKDGSFRIIDVVVENVSMSLTQRSEFASVIESHGRDFNALLEALRDRIQKANTGATQ, from the coding sequence ATGACCAACATGCTGACCCGCCGCACTCTTTTGCTCGGCACCGCTACGCTGGGCGTCGCCCTGTCCTTAGGGGTGCCCTTCGCCTCGCCCGCTTTCGCCGCCGCCGATACCGGTGCCGCGGTGAAGTTCGTGCAGTCGCTGGGCGACAAGGCCATCGGCGTCCTGTCGAAGCCCGGCATCTCGAAGGCGGAGGTCCAGTCCACCTTCGCCCAGTTGCTGGAACAGAATTTCGACGTCCAGACCATCGGCCGCTTCGTGCTGGGCCAGTACTGGAACCTGGCAAACGAGGCCCAGCGCCAGGAATACCAGAAGCTGTTCCAGACCATGATCGTCTCGGTCTATTCGGAACGCTTCAGCCAGTACGCGGGCGAGACCTTCAAGGTCGGCGCCGCCCAGCCGAACGGCGACAAGGACGCCATCGTCAACAGCCAGGTGGTGCGGTCCAACGGCCCGGCCGTGAACGTCGATTGGCGCCTGCGGTCCAAGGACGGCAGCTTCCGCATCATCGACGTGGTGGTGGAGAATGTGAGCATGAGCCTAACCCAGCGGTCGGAATTCGCATCCGTCATCGAAAGCCACGGCCGCGACTTCAACGCCCTGCTGGAGGCGCTGCGCGACCGGATCCAGAAGGCGAACACCGGCGCCACCCAGTAA
- a CDS encoding NAD(P)H-dependent oxidoreductase — MRLLSILASPRSDSVSAAIVDTFLSAYRRRRSDLVVDTLDVWKEPLPEFDGDAIGTKYKGVSGVPMSAAEQDTWDSIGRLASRFRAADRIVLGIPLWNFSYPYKLKQLIDLSCQRNMLFTFDGKAYGPSLAIDKALVVYVRGQSQAAAIQGQQSPGFSHLSGYIEFWLPFIGVREIVTLPVEHTWDGRAADTVAAAKLTAAELADMF, encoded by the coding sequence GTGCGACTGTTGAGCATACTGGCCTCCCCGCGGTCGGACTCCGTGTCCGCCGCCATCGTCGACACCTTCCTCTCCGCCTACCGCCGCAGACGGTCCGACCTGGTGGTCGACACGCTGGACGTTTGGAAAGAGCCGTTGCCGGAGTTCGATGGCGACGCGATCGGAACCAAATACAAAGGAGTGTCCGGCGTGCCGATGTCGGCCGCCGAACAGGACACGTGGGACAGCATCGGACGCCTGGCATCCCGCTTCAGGGCGGCTGACCGGATCGTCCTGGGCATTCCCCTGTGGAATTTCTCCTACCCCTACAAATTGAAGCAACTCATTGATCTATCCTGCCAAAGGAACATGCTGTTCACCTTCGATGGCAAGGCCTACGGGCCGTCGCTGGCGATCGACAAGGCCCTGGTCGTGTACGTGCGCGGACAAAGTCAGGCAGCGGCGATCCAGGGCCAGCAGTCGCCCGGCTTCTCACACTTGAGCGGCTACATCGAATTCTGGCTGCCGTTCATCGGCGTGCGGGAGATTGTGACGCTGCCGGTCGAGCATACCTGGGATGGTCGCGCCGCCGACACGGTCGCGGCGGCCAAGCTCACGGCGGCGGAACTGGCGGACATGTTCTGA
- a CDS encoding LysR family transcriptional regulator — translation MDWNDFRLMLAISRAGSLTGAAKALGHDHSTIFRRLNALEARFQVQLFERNAGAYRVTDAGERMLLAAERMEEEALALDREITGRDTRLSGNLKITCSESLAYRLLNDLLVEFRARHDGISIELLVDNRQLDLLRREADIAIRATRPVEGDLFGRQIAESAWALYAAPKYLAGRPEPVAPTFAGHSFIGWDTAATAAAATWLTRTVAGDAIVYRSSSLINQMMAVKAGIGMALLPCYLGDQEPDLVSVSGPEVTLTRELWLITHRDLRNTARVRAFFDVVGHGLMARRELIEGRR, via the coding sequence ATGGATTGGAACGACTTCCGCCTGATGCTGGCGATCAGCCGCGCGGGGTCGCTGACGGGTGCTGCCAAAGCGCTGGGCCATGATCATTCCACCATCTTCCGGCGGCTGAACGCGCTGGAGGCGCGGTTTCAGGTTCAGTTGTTCGAACGGAACGCCGGCGCCTATCGTGTCACCGACGCCGGCGAACGCATGCTTCTGGCGGCCGAACGCATGGAGGAGGAGGCGCTGGCCCTGGACCGGGAGATCACCGGCCGGGATACCCGCCTATCGGGAAACCTCAAGATCACCTGCTCCGAAAGCCTGGCCTACCGGCTATTGAACGACCTGCTGGTGGAGTTCCGGGCAAGGCACGACGGGATCTCCATCGAACTGCTGGTCGACAACCGGCAACTGGACCTGCTGCGCCGCGAGGCGGACATCGCCATTCGCGCGACGCGGCCGGTAGAGGGGGACCTGTTCGGCCGGCAGATCGCGGAATCCGCCTGGGCGCTGTACGCCGCCCCGAAATACCTGGCTGGCCGGCCGGAGCCGGTGGCGCCGACCTTCGCGGGGCATAGTTTCATCGGCTGGGATACGGCCGCGACCGCCGCGGCCGCGACCTGGCTCACCCGGACGGTAGCCGGCGACGCGATCGTCTACCGATCAAGCAGCCTGATCAATCAGATGATGGCGGTGAAAGCCGGCATCGGCATGGCGCTGCTGCCTTGCTATCTCGGGGACCAGGAACCGGACCTGGTCAGTGTATCCGGCCCGGAGGTGACACTGACCCGTGAACTCTGGCTGATCACCCACCGCGACCTTCGGAACACGGCGCGGGTGCGCGCCTTCTTCGATGTCGTCGGCCACGGCCTGATGGCGCGCCGGGAACTGATCGAAGGCCGGCGCTGA
- a CDS encoding histidine-type phosphatase — protein MAALLLATAPALAAPPPAAPADQLEGVVILMRHSVRSYMNDPRCTSAPQSSCLDSWSKEPWPLFSVPPGNLTERGFQLAKLLGAYYGEHYRALGMLPADKCNSIWVHANRTQRTIKTGEALAAGLAPTCDIHVDTVAEGQYDPLFDPVPAGATHLDMNLALASVQGRIGDAKPWTAAWAANTEALQTLLLDCKPERCKTEIRNGGPLAGRQLLTEVPTSLSIGTSAPVDLNSPVSSGATLTDSLLMAYAEGFPESKLAGGRLTLPLMNQVEALNEANWDIRLRTPYMARVGATPLLQRIVSLLSGDGAPFSVLVGHDGNVILLGGLLRMDWAMTGYQPGEVPPASGLVFERWRRGSDGKIVIRARYTTQSLQQLREAKVLTEEHPPLASPVFIPGCSESGLTTMDCPLETLHIVAFAATHSPDVP, from the coding sequence GTGGCCGCCCTGCTGCTGGCCACAGCCCCCGCCCTGGCGGCCCCGCCCCCGGCCGCCCCCGCGGACCAGCTGGAAGGGGTGGTCATTCTGATGCGGCACAGCGTCCGCTCCTATATGAACGATCCACGCTGCACCAGCGCCCCGCAGTCGAGCTGTTTGGACAGCTGGTCGAAAGAGCCCTGGCCGCTTTTCAGCGTACCGCCGGGCAACCTCACGGAGCGGGGTTTCCAGCTGGCGAAGCTGCTGGGCGCCTATTATGGAGAACATTACCGCGCCCTGGGCATGCTCCCGGCGGACAAGTGCAACAGCATCTGGGTGCACGCCAACCGGACCCAGCGCACGATCAAGACCGGCGAGGCCCTGGCGGCCGGCCTGGCGCCGACCTGCGATATCCATGTCGATACCGTGGCGGAGGGGCAATACGATCCCCTATTCGATCCCGTGCCGGCCGGGGCCACCCACCTGGACATGAATCTCGCCCTGGCGTCCGTGCAGGGCCGCATCGGCGATGCCAAGCCCTGGACGGCGGCATGGGCCGCCAATACCGAAGCGCTGCAGACCCTGCTGCTGGACTGCAAGCCCGAACGGTGCAAGACCGAGATCAGGAACGGCGGACCGCTGGCCGGCCGGCAGTTGCTGACCGAAGTGCCGACGTCCCTGAGCATCGGCACCAGCGCCCCCGTCGACCTGAACAGCCCGGTATCAAGCGGCGCCACCCTGACCGACAGCCTGCTGATGGCCTATGCCGAGGGCTTTCCGGAATCCAAGCTGGCGGGGGGACGACTGACCCTACCCCTGATGAACCAGGTGGAGGCGTTGAACGAGGCCAACTGGGACATCCGGCTACGCACCCCCTACATGGCACGGGTGGGTGCCACACCCCTGCTTCAGCGCATCGTGTCCCTGCTGTCCGGCGACGGGGCGCCGTTCAGCGTGCTGGTCGGCCATGACGGTAACGTCATCCTGCTGGGCGGCCTGCTGCGCATGGACTGGGCCATGACAGGATATCAGCCGGGCGAGGTGCCCCCGGCGTCCGGCCTGGTGTTCGAACGCTGGCGGCGGGGCAGCGACGGCAAGATCGTCATTCGCGCCCGCTACACGACGCAAAGCCTGCAACAGCTGCGCGAAGCGAAGGTGCTGACGGAAGAACATCCCCCGCTGGCGTCGCCGGTGTTCATCCCCGGCTGCAGCGAGTCCGGCCTGACAACCATGGACTGCCCGCTGGAGACCTTGCACATCGTCGCCTTCGCGGCGACGCACAGCCCCGACGTCCCCTGA